One genomic window of Arachis stenosperma cultivar V10309 chromosome 10, arast.V10309.gnm1.PFL2, whole genome shotgun sequence includes the following:
- the LOC130954673 gene encoding uncharacterized protein LOC130954673, producing the protein MDNITASEVAGLGVGTLLLCATIAAPKIDAFFSSSQRSALGMCRRCGNLRRLACSRCKGTGSVKEGGILRLGSNLIDDLYENLGYQSKVKQISCVKCQARGYFSCPECSKQ; encoded by the exons ATGGATAACATCACAGCAAGCGAAGTTGCAGGTTTGGGAGTTGGCACGCTTCTCCTTTGTGCCACCATTGCTGCCCCCAAAATCGAtgctttcttctcttcttctcagCGCAG TGCACTGGGGATGTGCAGGCGATGTGGCAATCTGAGGAGATTAGCTTGTTCTAGATGTAAAGGAACTGGCTCAGTCAAAGAAGGCGGAATACTAAGACTCGGTAGTAACCTCATAGATGACTTGTATGAAAATCTTGGTTATCAATCAAAGGTCAAGCAGATATCTTGTGTAAAATGTCAAGCCAGAGGTTACTTTTCATGTCCTGAATGTTCTAAACAATAA